A genomic window from Halorubrum trapanicum includes:
- a CDS encoding ammonium transporter → MTANVLATIDPSTFASAMNGTWILVVTFLIFFMHAGFAMLEAGQVRSKNVANQLTKNLLTWSVGVTVFFLIGTAFTSLVNGSPGIASAAGSLFSGGELAVEEGVIGPYVNWLYGAVFAMTAATIVSGAVAGRAKLRAYVTYTFLLAAVIYPMVIAFTWSASGDGLVAQLTGTAFHDFAGGMIVHGMGGIAGLTAAAVLGPRMDRYAEDGSTNVIPGHSLTFAVLGTLVLAFGWYGFNVGTASVVSGGVFNTLTLNLVAMGTTIAMAAGGIGAATVVWLRTGKVDTLYVANGLLAGLVGITAIPDTTAWWGALVVGLLAGGQLPLVFEFVSDTLKIDDVCAVFPVHGSAGVLGTLLFPFVAAPGELSAGIGAHFVAQLTGVVIIGGWTLTATAAVWYVLKVSGEARVTAEHEQEGLDISEHGVETYPEFGGDRVATDGGPSVVDTTESDSESPRADGGAEAGTQIKMVTAVVRPDKLGAIKQSLAEINAPSLTVTNVSGRGSQPAKKGQWRGEEFTVDLHQKVKVDVVVADIPADEVAEAIADAAETGEPGDGKVFIMPVEDALQVRTGATGPEAV, encoded by the coding sequence GTGACGGCGAACGTTCTCGCCACGATCGATCCGAGCACGTTCGCGTCCGCGATGAACGGGACGTGGATCCTCGTCGTGACGTTCCTCATCTTCTTCATGCACGCCGGCTTCGCGATGCTCGAGGCCGGGCAGGTGCGGTCGAAGAACGTCGCCAACCAGCTGACGAAGAACCTCCTGACGTGGAGCGTCGGCGTGACGGTGTTCTTCCTGATCGGCACGGCGTTCACGAGCCTCGTGAACGGGTCGCCGGGGATCGCCTCCGCGGCGGGCTCGCTGTTCTCCGGCGGTGAACTGGCCGTCGAGGAGGGCGTCATCGGCCCGTACGTCAACTGGCTCTACGGCGCGGTGTTCGCGATGACCGCCGCGACGATCGTCTCCGGCGCGGTCGCCGGTCGCGCGAAGCTCCGCGCGTACGTCACGTACACGTTCCTCCTCGCCGCGGTGATCTACCCGATGGTCATCGCGTTCACCTGGTCGGCCTCGGGCGACGGGCTCGTCGCGCAGCTGACCGGAACCGCGTTCCACGACTTCGCGGGCGGCATGATCGTCCACGGCATGGGCGGGATCGCTGGCCTCACGGCCGCCGCGGTCCTCGGCCCGCGGATGGACCGCTACGCGGAGGACGGCTCGACGAACGTCATCCCCGGCCACTCGCTGACGTTCGCCGTGCTGGGGACGCTCGTCCTCGCGTTCGGCTGGTACGGCTTCAACGTCGGCACGGCCTCCGTCGTCAGCGGCGGCGTGTTCAACACGCTGACGCTCAACCTCGTCGCGATGGGGACGACGATCGCGATGGCGGCCGGCGGGATCGGCGCCGCGACCGTCGTGTGGCTCCGCACCGGGAAGGTCGACACGCTCTACGTCGCAAACGGGCTGCTCGCGGGGCTCGTCGGCATCACCGCCATTCCCGACACCACGGCGTGGTGGGGCGCGCTGGTCGTCGGCCTCCTCGCCGGCGGACAGCTCCCGCTCGTCTTCGAGTTCGTCTCGGACACGCTCAAGATCGACGACGTCTGCGCGGTGTTCCCGGTCCACGGGAGCGCCGGCGTCCTCGGCACGCTCCTCTTCCCCTTCGTCGCCGCGCCGGGCGAGCTCAGCGCGGGCATCGGTGCCCACTTCGTCGCCCAGCTGACCGGCGTCGTCATCATCGGCGGCTGGACGCTCACCGCGACCGCCGCCGTCTGGTACGTCCTCAAGGTGAGCGGCGAGGCGCGCGTCACCGCGGAACACGAGCAGGAGGGCCTCGACATCTCCGAACACGGCGTCGAGACCTACCCCGAGTTCGGCGGCGACCGCGTCGCGACCGACGGCGGTCCGTCGGTGGTCGACACGACCGAGTCCGACAGCGAGTCCCCCCGCGCCGACGGCGGCGCGGAGGCGGGCACGCAGATCAAGATGGTCACCGCGGTGGTCCGCCCCGACAAGCTCGGGGCGATCAAGCAGTCGCTCGCGGAGATCAACGCGCCCTCGCTGACGGTGACGAACGTCTCCGGCCGCGGCAGCCAGCCCGCGAAGAAGGGCCAGTGGCGCGGCGAGGAGTTCACCGTCGACCTCCACCAGAAGGTGAAGGTCGACGTCGTCGTCGCCGACATCCCGGCCGACGAGGTCGCGGAGGCGATCGCCGACGCCGCCGAGACCGGCGAGCCCGGCGACGGCAAGGTGTTCATCATGCCCGTCGAGGACGCGCTCCAGGTCCGCACGGGCGCGACCGGACCGGAGGCGGTGTAG
- the radA gene encoding DNA repair and recombination protein RadA, with translation MPEDELEDLPGVGPATADKLVDNGFESYQSIAVASPGEMSNTADIGESSASDIINAAREAADVGGFETGATVLERRQEIGKLSWQIDEVDDLLGGGIETQSITEVYGEFGSGKSQVTHQMAVNVQLSKENGGLEGGCIFVDSEDTFRPERIDDMVRGLDDEILADEMERREIEGTPSDEEALEDLVDAFLDQIHVAKAFNSNHQILLAEKAKELAGEHEETEWPIRIVCVDSLTAHFRAEYVGRGELAERQQKLNKHLHDLMRLGDLYNTAILVTNQVASNPDSYFGDPTQAIGGNILGHASTFRIYLRKSKGDKRIVRLVDAPNLADGEAVMRVQNEGLKPE, from the coding sequence ATGCCTGAAGACGAACTCGAGGACCTCCCCGGCGTCGGCCCGGCGACCGCGGACAAGCTCGTTGACAACGGATTCGAGAGCTACCAGTCGATCGCGGTCGCGAGCCCCGGCGAGATGTCCAACACCGCCGACATCGGCGAGTCGTCCGCCAGCGACATCATCAACGCCGCCCGCGAGGCCGCCGACGTCGGCGGCTTCGAGACGGGCGCGACCGTACTCGAACGCCGCCAGGAGATCGGCAAGCTCTCCTGGCAGATCGACGAGGTCGACGACCTGCTCGGCGGCGGCATCGAGACCCAGTCGATCACGGAAGTGTACGGCGAGTTCGGCTCCGGGAAGTCGCAGGTCACCCACCAGATGGCCGTCAACGTCCAGCTCTCGAAGGAGAACGGCGGGCTTGAGGGCGGCTGCATCTTCGTCGACTCCGAGGACACGTTTCGGCCGGAGCGGATCGACGACATGGTCCGCGGGCTCGACGACGAGATCCTCGCCGACGAGATGGAGCGCCGCGAGATTGAGGGCACCCCGAGCGACGAGGAGGCGCTGGAGGACCTGGTCGACGCGTTCTTAGACCAGATCCACGTCGCGAAGGCGTTCAACTCCAACCACCAGATCCTCCTCGCCGAGAAGGCGAAGGAGCTGGCGGGCGAACACGAGGAGACGGAGTGGCCGATCCGGATCGTCTGCGTCGACTCGCTCACCGCGCACTTCCGCGCGGAGTACGTCGGTCGGGGCGAGCTCGCCGAGCGGCAGCAGAAGCTCAACAAACACCTCCACGACCTGATGCGGCTCGGCGACCTGTACAACACCGCCATCCTCGTCACCAACCAGGTCGCGTCGAACCCGGACTCCTACTTCGGCGACCCGACCCAGGCGATCGGCGGCAACATCCTCGGCCACGCCTCCACCTTCCGGATCTACCTCCGGAAGTCGAAGGGCGACAAGCGGATCGTCCGCCTCGTCGACGCGCCGAACCTGGCCGACGGCGAGGCCGTGATGCGCGTCCAGAACGAGGGACTGAAGCCGGAGTAA
- a CDS encoding ACT domain-containing protein produces MFDEILEKFEGSPSQQAVIRLFLERGFSVNEEGRVVSGGIEIPYTGIARELDVDRRVVDSTTDAILADPELKRIFTNISSVPSLMDLAPVLDLTVLTIEVAAADEAGIVAEVTSILADRGVSIRQVLSEDPEFTDDPKLYVITDADLSGDLLVEIRDLDYVRRVGF; encoded by the coding sequence ATGTTCGACGAGATCCTCGAGAAGTTCGAGGGGTCACCCAGCCAGCAGGCCGTCATTCGACTGTTCTTGGAGCGCGGCTTCTCCGTCAACGAGGAGGGGCGGGTCGTCTCCGGCGGAATCGAGATCCCGTACACCGGCATCGCGCGCGAGCTCGACGTCGACCGCCGCGTCGTGGACTCGACGACGGACGCGATCCTGGCCGACCCCGAGCTGAAGCGCATCTTCACCAACATCTCGTCGGTCCCGAGCCTGATGGACCTCGCGCCGGTCTTGGACCTCACGGTGCTCACAATCGAGGTCGCGGCCGCCGACGAGGCCGGGATCGTCGCCGAGGTCACCTCCATCCTCGCCGACCGCGGCGTCTCGATCCGGCAGGTGCTGAGCGAGGACCCGGAGTTCACCGACGACCCGAAGCTCTACGTGATCACCGACGCCGACCTGTCCGGCGACCTGCTCGTGGAGATCCGCGACCTCGACTACGTCCGCCGCGTCGGCTTCTGA
- a CDS encoding histidine kinase, whose product MATETATTDVVSTESGNWKAGVAGGLAGSAVFGLLMTYMIRAPLLEVVIPSMYGLAPPAAPFTGWVIHMAHGAVLGVGFAALVGLAPSLGGSVGRSVGAGAVYGIAVWVALAVIVMPIWLSAVGSPANPPLPNVSAMSAVGHLAYGAVLGGAYAGLSG is encoded by the coding sequence ATGGCGACCGAAACGGCGACGACGGACGTGGTATCGACCGAATCCGGGAACTGGAAGGCGGGCGTGGCCGGCGGCCTCGCCGGCAGCGCCGTCTTCGGACTGCTGATGACGTACATGATCCGCGCCCCGCTGTTGGAGGTGGTGATCCCGTCGATGTACGGGCTCGCACCGCCGGCGGCGCCGTTCACGGGGTGGGTGATCCACATGGCCCACGGCGCCGTCCTCGGCGTCGGGTTCGCCGCGCTCGTCGGGCTCGCACCCTCGCTCGGCGGGAGCGTCGGGCGGTCGGTCGGCGCCGGCGCGGTCTACGGAATCGCTGTCTGGGTCGCGCTCGCGGTGATCGTGATGCCGATCTGGCTCTCCGCGGTCGGCTCGCCGGCGAACCCGCCGCTGCCCAACGTCAGCGCCATGAGCGCGGTCGGTCACCTCGCGTACGGGGCCGTGCTCGGCGGGGCGTACGCGGGCCTGTCAGGTTGA
- a CDS encoding ATP-dependent DNA helicase, with translation MSESPHLRFFPYEEPYPNQREAMDRVANALDRGQDVLFEGAPGTGKTLSALVPALEHAREHDRTVVITTNVHQQMRQFVEDARAITREEPIRAVVFKGKSSMCHIDVDYQECQTLRDTTREMVETESEVRELESRQRELLAESREGDAGAAEAREAIMEELDELEAEVDEYETANVCEHYRNNLTRDTDEFFSWLFDDVRTPDDVYEYADERELCGYELLKEGMEGVDLVVCNYHHLLDPNIREQFFRWIDRDPSEIITVFDEAHNIEDAARDHATRTLTENTLDAALDELADSDDSRAEPAENVLRAFREALVETYEDALGFGGVDESWEDVSIANDDRRDDLTLAFLRNYEGRGIDTEAELAVQLGQAIDEEYERRYRDGEATTRSESQTLAAARFVATWMDEGVEFGQYPVVSVRRDAGTDEVYGRAELYTCIPRNVTSELFDEVAASVLMSATLRPFDVTEDVLGLEDVASMAYEMGYPEANRRTFAADVPPLFASDRNDPETQAAVSSLLRDAIRFTPGNTLAFFPSYAEAERYHERLTDGSPETAAADLGPIHLDGPGVDEEALRSEFVESDGAALFTSLWGTLGEGVSFDGDDARTVVVVGVPYPHLSDRTEAVQDAYDRAFADRDRSRDPGWTYAVEIPTIRKTRQALGRVIRGPDDFGVRILADRRYTTADMGKYSVRSAFPPEEREELLDVDPEKLKFAMLNFYQDHDAYDGPPPSP, from the coding sequence GTGTCAGAGTCGCCGCACCTGCGGTTCTTCCCGTACGAGGAACCCTACCCGAACCAGCGCGAGGCGATGGACAGGGTCGCCAACGCGCTGGACCGCGGGCAGGACGTGCTGTTCGAGGGCGCGCCCGGGACGGGGAAGACCCTCTCCGCGCTCGTTCCCGCGCTCGAACACGCCCGCGAGCACGACCGCACGGTCGTCATCACGACCAACGTCCACCAGCAGATGCGGCAGTTCGTCGAGGACGCCCGCGCGATCACCCGCGAGGAGCCCATTCGCGCGGTCGTATTTAAAGGAAAGTCGTCGATGTGCCACATCGACGTCGACTACCAAGAGTGTCAGACCCTCCGGGACACCACCCGCGAGATGGTGGAGACGGAGAGCGAGGTGCGCGAGCTGGAGTCGCGCCAGCGCGAGCTGCTGGCCGAGAGCCGCGAGGGCGACGCGGGCGCCGCGGAGGCTCGCGAGGCGATCATGGAGGAGCTCGACGAGCTGGAGGCCGAAGTCGACGAGTACGAGACCGCCAACGTCTGCGAACACTACCGCAACAACCTCACCCGCGACACCGACGAGTTCTTCTCGTGGCTCTTCGATGACGTCCGGACCCCCGACGACGTGTACGAGTACGCCGACGAGCGCGAGCTGTGCGGCTACGAGCTGTTAAAGGAGGGGATGGAGGGGGTCGACCTCGTCGTCTGTAACTACCACCACCTGCTCGACCCGAACATCCGCGAGCAGTTCTTCCGCTGGATCGACCGCGACCCGAGCGAGATAATCACCGTCTTCGACGAGGCGCACAACATCGAGGACGCCGCCCGCGACCACGCCACGCGGACGCTGACCGAGAACACCTTAGACGCCGCGCTCGACGAGCTGGCCGACAGCGACGACTCCCGCGCGGAACCCGCCGAGAACGTCCTCCGCGCCTTCCGCGAGGCCCTCGTCGAGACGTACGAGGACGCGCTCGGGTTCGGCGGGGTCGACGAGAGCTGGGAGGACGTTTCGATCGCCAACGACGACCGTCGCGACGACCTCACGCTGGCGTTCCTCCGCAATTACGAGGGCCGGGGGATAGACACCGAGGCCGAGCTCGCCGTGCAGCTCGGACAGGCGATAGACGAGGAGTACGAGCGCCGCTACCGCGACGGGGAGGCGACGACTCGGTCGGAGTCGCAGACGCTCGCGGCCGCCCGGTTCGTCGCGACGTGGATGGACGAGGGGGTCGAGTTCGGCCAGTACCCGGTGGTCTCCGTCCGGCGCGACGCGGGCACCGACGAGGTGTACGGGCGGGCGGAGCTGTACACCTGTATCCCGCGGAACGTCACCAGCGAGCTGTTCGACGAGGTGGCCGCCTCCGTCCTGATGAGCGCGACGCTGCGCCCGTTCGACGTGACCGAGGACGTGCTGGGGCTGGAAGACGTCGCGTCGATGGCCTACGAGATGGGCTACCCCGAGGCGAACCGCCGGACGTTCGCCGCCGACGTGCCGCCGCTCTTCGCCTCCGACCGAAACGACCCGGAGACGCAGGCGGCGGTGTCGTCGCTGCTCCGCGACGCGATCCGGTTCACGCCCGGCAACACGCTCGCCTTTTTCCCCTCGTACGCCGAGGCCGAACGGTACCACGAGCGGCTCACGGACGGCTCCCCTGAGACCGCCGCCGCCGACCTCGGCCCGATCCACCTCGACGGTCCGGGCGTCGACGAGGAGGCGCTCCGCAGCGAGTTCGTCGAGAGCGACGGCGCCGCGCTGTTCACCTCACTGTGGGGGACGCTCGGGGAGGGGGTGAGCTTCGACGGCGACGACGCCCGCACGGTCGTCGTGGTCGGCGTCCCGTACCCGCACCTCTCGGACCGCACCGAGGCGGTTCAGGACGCCTACGACCGCGCCTTCGCGGACCGCGACCGCTCCCGCGACCCGGGGTGGACCTACGCCGTCGAGATCCCGACGATCCGCAAGACGCGGCAGGCGCTCGGCCGGGTGATCCGCGGCCCCGACGACTTCGGCGTCCGGATCCTCGCCGACCGCCGCTACACGACCGCCGACATGGGGAAGTACTCGGTCCGCTCCGCCTTCCCGCCCGAGGAGCGCGAGGAACTGCTCGACGTCGACCCCGAGAAGCTGAAGTTCGCGATGCTGAACTTCTATCAGGATCACGACGCGTACGACGGGCCGCCGCCGTCGCCGTGA